The following DNA comes from Pseudomonas putida.
TAAACGCCCCGCTTGGTTGAAGGAGTATCTGGACGCCGGCAGACAGCTCGCGGAATTCGAGATACAGGAAAAGGAGGACTGAGATATGGGTGAAGTCGTTGAGCTGCCCGCAGGCAGAAAGCGGAACCGCCAGGTGCAGAAGATCCGCACTGTGGCTACGAAGGATCGAGCAGCGAACGGTAAGCAACCGTCGTTCTTGGCAAGGGCTGCCTCGGGCGCTAAACGCTTCGCCATCGATGCTTTGCGTATCACCACCGGCAACCTGTTCGGCCTCGCAGGCCGACTGCTTTGGCTTGTGCGCCGCCCCATTAGCCTAGTGCTGACGTTCGGCGCCGTGTCGATGCTGGTGGTATTCGTCATCCAGGCCGCCAATGGCTGGCCCGATCCGAAACTGGTTGTGCTGTCCATAGTCGGTTTGATCGCCTTCCTTGCCGCCTCGGGCGGCTACGACCGCCTAGCCCGCGCATTTTTCCACATCGAGCACAGACTAAAAGGAGAGTAGTCCCATGAAACGATCAACGGTCGTCGTCGCCCTCTTGGCCAGCCTGGTACTGGTAGGCACCGCAGAAGCCCGTGACCCGTGCAAGACCATGATGTGCATGGCAGGCAAAGCAGGTCTCAAGGGCGGTTCGCTGGCAGACAGCGATTGCAGCGGAGCGGTATCCGACTTCTTCTCAATCGTCGTCAAGAAGAAGGGCAAATTCAAACCCGAGGCAACAGCCCGGGCCAGGGAAGAATTCTTGAATTCCTGCCCTGGCTCGGACAAAAACCAAGGCACCATCAGCCCGATCATTTCAATGTTCGGCATGACACGTTAAGGAAATCTCTATGGAAA
Coding sequences within:
- a CDS encoding TrbM/KikA/MpfK family conjugal transfer protein; translation: MKRSTVVVALLASLVLVGTAEARDPCKTMMCMAGKAGLKGGSLADSDCSGAVSDFFSIVVKKKGKFKPEATARAREEFLNSCPGSDKNQGTISPIISMFGMTR